The sequence CATTTCAAGAAATATGAAAAGCCTTTATTTACTACTTTACCTTGTTTCAGACAGAGAGCTTGCACAAGATTTGTGTTGCATAGAAATGGGCTGCTTCTTGCACGGGCTGAAGATAAGGCCAGAGGTAGTTCTTCTGTCCAATCCAATTCAGGCGACCAGCTTCAGGTTCTCCtaaaacttgattttttttttgttgtgttttgtcgTTATCGATGATCTGCTCTTGAAAGTATACAATCTGACGTTACTCCTAGTTTGCATTTGAATTTATGTAGTTATGTTTCTTGATTGTGTTCAGTTGAAGTAGTTATGTAACGAAGCTTTGAAAAAGAGCTTTCGTTGAAATGATAACGGAGTTCGGTTATGAAAGCGATTATTCTGGAACGTTTtcttttttgcattttttttaaaaaaaaagttaaaaaagtCCTGCTTCATAAAGCACCAACTAATTAGTCTTTCTTGATAATTCAAGATTTAGAGAAGTGGGATATCAAATTGGGAGGCTCAAGCAAgaattttttaaatgtttaaagtTTTTCAGGAATCAGGATACTATTACGGGCTTGGTCTATGTCATTAAATACTGCAAATAGAAATTATTGAATATTTGACTTAACCTTCTGGCTCATGAATTTTGCTAAACTACTTGCCATGTCCGGTTTTTACCCTCTTTTAATTTGAAGTTGATTGGTGCAATGCTTGAACATATTTATCATTATGCTAGGATTTGAATCAATCTGGAACATGTGATCCTTTATGTTCTCTTGATGAAACAAGCTCTGAAGATTTTGCAGCCAATTACCAACCTAAGACAGATCTTCTGAAAGCCGTAGCAATTCTTGCAGTTGCCGGAATCGGAGCATTGGCAATAAATCATTCGTGGGTGGCAGAAAACCAGGTTAATCTTTGGCATCCTGAATCTTTTATTTCATCATTCCAAGTTGGCTGTTGAATGAACCGAAGTTTAATGAAAATTGGTGGTTGCACGGGTCTAATATATGCTTCAGAATTTTGCCATGGAATTGCTTTTCGGAATTGGCTATGCTGGAATAATATTTGAAGAATCTCTGGCATTCAATAAAAGTGGAGTAGGACTTCTAATGGCTGTCAGTTTGTGGGTGGTACGGAGCATTGGGGTAAGATATTAGTCACTTTGATCGTGAATATATCATGTCTTAGCCTCAGTCCATCATATCTCAGTTCTCTACAGCGTGAGGTTACGTTTCATTCCTGATTTCTCAATCCATCAAAAACTATAGTATCCATTGGTTTGGGATGTCTGTGTCCGAGGGTATCTTTTCAATCCCCTAATctataaaaatgatattttgactaGTTGGCAAATTTTTTCTTCTGCCTAATTGTTTTGTGTTATATATCATGTACTTTACCAGTAAATAGGGGCTAATTATTGGTCGTTTCTCATTCAATCAAAATAATGAATCTAGGACATCCAATGTCATTGGGCAGGCCCCTTCTACCGAGGTAGCTATTTCAGAGTTGTCTCATGCATCTGCTGAAGTCAGTGAAATAGTATTTTTCTTGCTTGGTGCAATGACCATTGTTGAGATAGTCGATGCTCATCAAGGATTCAAGCTGGTCACTGACAATATTACCACTCGCAAACCGAGAACTCTGCTTTGGGTGGTAAGAAACACCATACTTGTATCAAATAGTGTGTATTATTTTGACTTTTATTGATTGTTTATAGTAACGAATGTCTAATTATGTAACCAAGCTCATTTTATTTTACCTTCATAGTAGTTCATTGTTCAATCTGTATACCATTAAAAACTGTCATCAGACAAGTCCCCCGGAGTCCAAGAGGACAGAAAACTACAAATACTTGGCGTGATCTTCAATTGCTTTTGCAAGCTCACCTTTATTTGTGCTTTAATTTTTGGCATAGACTTgactcaaaatttttttttttggcatagACTCTTGCTGAAGTTTAGTTCAAATTAAGTGTGTTTGGTGGAGAGTGACTATTCTTCCTGAGATGAATATGAAAGTTCTGTGATATCTATGTTTCACACCACTTCTTGAGTTAGTTCAGTGTTGATCATGTAGTGTTTAACTTATTTATGCTAATTATACCAGGTAGGTTTTGTAACATTTTTCCTCAGCTCAATCCTTGACAACCTGACCTCTACCATTGTCATGGTGTCATTGTTGAGAAAATTGGTACCTCCTTCTGAATATCGGAAGTAAGTTTTAACTTTTTTTATGTGTGTTGAGTAATTATAATAACTAATTGTTGAAGTATTCAGTTTCTCTGACCATGTTACGTTATTATAGCTTTTTTTATGTTTCAAAAGCATTGAGTGAATATGATTATTTGCCGACAGGTAATTCCATAATGGAAAACGATGAAAAGCTTCATGAAAGAACAAATTGTAGCATTTAAAATTTACAGTTTGATCATTCTTTCTTCCTATACTCACATAAATGTCAGCTGTGACCGGAGGACATGATCATATACCTTTGTCTCCCCATACTGAATCAGTTTATAACAAAATTTCTCTTTGATCGACATTGTGCTTTTTTTTGCAAGTGCAAGAAGAAACTTTTCAAGAATCTGTATTTGCAAAATGTAGTTGTAAACACTAAACACTCTATATCATCATGACAGGCGATTTTTTTCTACTGAGTATGTCTAGAGATATTAAAAGATAAAGTTTAATCTACTGGGACATGGATTGGAGATTAAAAACATCCATTAGAAAGAGCTAGCAGCCTACTTCAGAAAAATCTGTTTAATTTTATGTTGCTTGTAGCCATATAGATCTCGAGAATGTGATGATAAGAATTGTCTTCACAGGCTTCTGGGTGCCGTTGTTGTAATAGCAGCAAATGCAGGGGGAGCATGGACTCCCATTGGTGATGTTACAACTACTATGCTCTGGATCCATGGTCAAATATCCACATTGCCCACCATGAAGGTTGTGCTGCTATATTATCTTTCTGACTTTCTGATTCTGTTGTGGTCCTATCATGCTGGATGATTCCACAAGTATTCAATTTGATTAGAGCAGTTATCACTGCTACATCAATTATTAAAATAACAAAAGAggttgattttttaaaatgaaaggTACGGCATGCACAAGAGCATTTAGAAGAATCTAATGGGCAACTAAGTAAGAATTTGAGGATGGTTTTTTTGAAATAACAAAATTCATCATAGTGCTTCTTGACTGCATTAAGTTGTTGATGAATAAACTTCACTTTACAGTTCTTGAACTTTGGGGTGTCTGTATGCATATATCACAACTGTAAAATTACAAACTCA comes from Henckelia pumila isolate YLH828 chromosome 4, ASM3356847v2, whole genome shotgun sequence and encodes:
- the LOC140863866 gene encoding sodium/proton antiporter 1, which translates into the protein MSAVLPHPIKTNFCNPSFQHFKKYEKPLFTTLPCFRQRACTRFVLHRNGLLLARAEDKARGSSSVQSNSGDQLQDLNQSGTCDPLCSLDETSSEDFAANYQPKTDLLKAVAILAVAGIGALAINHSWVAENQNFAMELLFGIGYAGIIFEESLAFNKSGVGLLMAVSLWVVRSIGAPSTEVAISELSHASAEVSEIVFFLLGAMTIVEIVDAHQGFKLVTDNITTRKPRTLLWVVGFVTFFLSSILDNLTSTIVMVSLLRKLVPPSEYRKLLGAVVVIAANAGGAWTPIGDVTTTMLWIHGQISTLPTMKDLALPSIVSLAVPLALMSLTSEVNGKGQSAEDVLASEKMAPRGKLVFFVGLGALVFVPVFKALTGLPPYMGILLGLGVLWILTDAIHYGESESQRLKVPQALSRIDTQGALFFLGILLSVSSLEAAGILRELANYLDANIPSVELIASSIGVVSAVIDNVPLVAATMGMYDLSSFPQDSEFWQLIAYCAGTGGSMLVIGSAAGVAFMGMEKVEFFWYLRKVSGFAFAGYVAGIAAYLAVHHLPVSLPTTLAHVPFLSGS